One window of the Lepidochelys kempii isolate rLepKem1 chromosome 23, rLepKem1.hap2, whole genome shotgun sequence genome contains the following:
- the MAP4K1 gene encoding LOW QUALITY PROTEIN: mitogen-activated protein kinase kinase kinase kinase 1 (The sequence of the model RefSeq protein was modified relative to this genomic sequence to represent the inferred CDS: deleted 2 bases in 1 codon) has protein sequence MDVQERLALDISTRNPQDDFELLQRVGGGTYGEVYKAKNKGTGDLAAIKIVKMESDEDCTAIQQEILIVKTCQHHNIVAYYGSYMRLNKLWICMEFCGAGSLQDIYHVTGPLSEQQIAYVCRETLQGLSYLHTQGKIHRDIKGANILINDNGEVKLADFGISAQISATFARRMSFIGTPYWMAPEVAAVELKGGYNELCDIWSVGVTAVELAELQPPMFDVHPLRVLFLMSKSGYQSPKLKDKAKWTPAFHNFVKVTLTKNPKKRPGATKMLSHQFVAQPGLSRSLTLELLEKLRNPDKLPRCCEPEEEEAERPPPVPQRIHSTHRHTRAERSNSDINLHPIKIRTRWKEPTPPCHVEICLDLSYASSSSAPGSMGSARVNVSDSDNDYDDVDIPSSCDPARPTLPPDTDVPPPLPPKPKFRSRSDETPAEETRPQPGGQLLQRPGTPASLVRCSWARGSWTPHPAQHADPRRSHLSASSDPTLWPGPRSEEPPILPPKTDKKRRQDGSLFKKVFNGCPLHITATATWTHPSTQDPHLILGAEEGIFTLNRSEPEATLELLYHSRTSWVSSIGNVLMSISGKTPQLYSHSLTSLYEQSKREQRPGVHIAPHRLLPRKNAISTKIADTKGCRACCVAQHARTGCHYLCGALEASVVLLQWYEPMQKFMLVKHFDFPLPTPLPVFEMLVGPGDEYPTVCIGVSPGPSPAQPVHFHTINLNSLTSWFTHTGADVSCPGPVQVSQVDSERVLVLLDRSVKLVTLQGTLVRKLPAPDITFDVAVETIALGQNCMQAFWRHGVQVWDFASAQLIKELRDQRCIFRLLGTHSTVVLETRPIDDTHSNLYIQE, from the exons GCGAAGAACAAAGGCACTGGCGACCTGGCTGCCATAAAGATTGTGAAGATGGAGTCAG ATGAGGACTGCACTGCGATCCAGCAGGAGATCCTCATCGTGAAGACCTGCCAGCACCATAATATCGTGGCCTATTACGGGAGCTACATGCG GTTGAACAAGCTGTGGATCTGCATGGAGTTCTGCGGGGCCGGATCTCTGCAGGACATTTACCACG TCACTGGCCCCCTGTCTGAGCAGCAAATTGCCTACGTCTGTAGAGAAACGTTGCAG GGTCTGTCTTATCTTCACACCCAAGGCAAGATCCACAGAGACATCAAG GGAGCCAACATCCTCATCAACGACAATGGGGAAGTGAAACTTG cgGATTTTGGGATCTCAGCCCAGATCAGCGCCACCTTCGCCCGCAGGATGTCCTTCATCGGCACCCCCTACTG GATGGCCCCCGAGGTGGCAGCGGTGGAGCTGAAAGGCGGCTACAACGAGCTGTGCGACATCTGGTCCGTGGGCGTCACGGCGGTGGAGCTGGCCGAGTTGCAGCCCCCCATGTTCGATGTCCACCCCCTGCG GGTGCTGTTCCTGATGTCCAAGAGCGGCTACCAGTCACCAAAGCTAAAAGACAAGGCAAAGTG GACTCCGGCCTTTCACAACTTCGTGAAGGTGACGCTGACCAAGAACCCCAAGAAGCGGCCGGGTGCCACCAAGATGCTGAGC caccagtttGTGGCCCAGCCTGGCCTGAGCCGGAGCCTGACGCTGGAGTTGCTGGAGAAGCTGCGTAACCCGGACAAGCTGCCCCGCTGCTGTGAGCCGGAGGAGGAAGAGGCCGAG CGGCCACCCCCGGTGCCCCAGCGGATCCACTCCACACACCGGCACACCCGCGCCGAGCGCAGTAACTCCGACATCAACC TGCATCCCATCAAGATCCGGACCCGCTGGAAGGAGCCGACGCCTCCTTGCCACGTG GAGATCTGCCTAGACCTCAGCtacgccagcagcagcagcgccccTGGCTCCATGGGCAGTGCCAG GGTCAATGTGTCGGACTCAGACAACGACTACGACGACGTGGACAT CCCCAGCAGCTGTGACCCGGCCAG GCCCACGCTACCACCAGACACCGACGtgccaccccccctgccccccaag CCCAAATTCCGGAGCCGGTCCGACGAGACGCCCGCTGAGGAGACGCGGCCCCAGCCTGGGGGACAACTCCTGCAGCGCCCCGGCACCCCGGCCTCCCTGGTGCGGTGCTCC TGGGCCCGTGGGAGCTGGACCCCGCACCCCGCCCAGCACGCTGACCCTCGCCGCTCCCACCTCTCGGCCAGCTCAG ATCCCACCCTGTGGCCTGGACCCCGAAGCGAAGAGCCCCCCATCCTGCCACCCAAGACAGACAAGAAACGGAGACAG GACGGATCCCTCTTCAAGAAGGTCTTTAACGGCTGCCCCCTGCACATCACGGCCACGGCCACCTGGACGCACCCCAGCACCCAAG acCCACATCTGATCCTGGGGGCTGAGGAGGGGATCTTCACCCTGAACCGGAGCGAGCCGGAGGCCACGCTGGAGCTG CTCTACCACAGCCGCACCTCGTGGGTCAGCTCCATCGGCAACGTGCTCATGTCCATCTCGG ggAAGACCCCCCAGTTGTACTCCCACAGCCTGACCAGCCTGTATGAGCAGAGCAAGCGGGAGCAGCGCCCCGGCGTGCACATCGCCCCTCACCGGCTGCTGCCCAG GAAAAACGCCATCTCCACGAAGATCGCCGACACCAAGGGCTGCCGGGCCTGCTGCGTGG cccagcatgCGCGGACCGGCTGCCACTACCTGTGTGGGGCGCTGGAGGCCAGCGTGGTCCTGCTCCAGTGGTATGAGCCTATGCAGAAGTTCATGCTGGTGAAG cacttcGACTTCCCGCTGCCCACCCCCCTGCCCGTCTTCGAGATGCTGGTGGGGCCGGGCGACGAGTACCCGACGGTGTGCATCGGGGTGAGCCCGGGGCCCTCGCCCGCCCAGCCGGTCCACTTccacaccatcaacctcaactCCCTCACCTCCTGGTTCACCCACACCGGCGCCG ACGTGTCCTGCCCCGGCCCGGTCCAGGTGAGCCAGGTGGACAGCGAGAGGGTGTTGGTGCTGCTGGACA ggagcGTGAAGCTCGTCACCCTGCAGGGCACCCTGGTGCGGAAGCTGCCGGCCCCCGACATCACCTTCGACGTCGCCGTGGAGACCATag CACTGGGGCAGAACTGCATGCAGGCTTTCTGGCGCCACGGCGTCCAGGTGTGGGACTTCGCCTCAGCACAG CTGATCAAGGAGCTGCGGGACCAACGCTGCATCTTCCGCCTGCTGGGCACCCACAG CACGGTTGTCTTGGAAACACGCCCCATAGACGACACCCACAGCAACCTCTACATCCAGGAGTGA